TCCTCTGCCTCATCATATTCAAAATCCAAAATTGCTACAAAATAAATGGGTTCTAACCTAAAATTCCAATCACCCTGTTGGGCTTGGTCTCTAATGGGAAAAGTTACGTAGAATAAACTTCGGTCTTTGAAGTATTTTACTTTTGCCTTTTGCATTTCTACGATAAACCGCTCGCCTGAAACAGCCTTGCAATGAATGTCAAAGATAGCCTTTCTTTCTGCGAAATTCCATTCACCCGTTAGCCTTGCAATGAATGTCAAAAATAGCCTTTCTTTCTGCCGACAAATCAGCTAAACTTTCTACGTTGCGAAAATTCAACTCTGCAATTTGATGATGTGTAGGCAAAAGTTGGTTCAA
The Hugenholtzia roseola DSM 9546 DNA segment above includes these coding regions:
- a CDS encoding PD-(D/E)XK nuclease family transposase yields the protein MAKYINPYTDFGFKKLFGEEANKDLLIDFLNQLLPTHHQIAELNFRNVESLADLSAERKAIFDIHCKANG